The segment GCTGCCGTTAACGTGGGTATTGACGTAATCAAGGTGCTGCTCATGATACTGGGTTGACTGGCCGGGACGGATAATCACCCGCATCACCGTGACATACTGATTCTCCAGGATAACGTGATGCAGCGGCTCAAGGTCAGTGGCGACGCCTTTTTCCACCGCGCTGGCCGCGGTCAGGGAGGTCAGCGTAAACAGGCCTGCGGTAAGCAGGGCAGCAATCAGGGGACGTGTTTTAAGGGGCATAATGGCTCCATGAGTGGGGGACTCAGCCCGGTGGACACGGCCCACCGGGCGGTGGCTAAGGTTACTCTTCTACCAGCGTGACCCAGTTGGCACCTTTACCCGTGGGGTAACGGCCCACCAGGGTCAGGGCGCCGGTGACGTTGTCACGGGTATACAAAGAGAGTTGGGTGGATTTTTGCCCGGATTCGATCAGGAAGCGGCCGCTGTTATCAATGGCGAAGCCCCGCGGCTGCTCTTCGGTTTTGATGCTGGAGAGCCAGGTCAGATGACCGTTAGCAGGATCGACAGAGAACGATGAGAGCTGACTCCGGGTGCGCTCGGTGGAGTAGAGAAAACGTCCGTCCGGGCTGAGATGGATATCGGCCTGCCAAATCCGCGGTTTAGCCGAAGGCGGCAGCTTATCGTCGCCGGTCAGCGGCCGGGCTTCACCACGCTGCATATCCTCTTTGGGCGAGACGGAATTCACCTCCTCCTGGGGGGTGGCGGTACCGTCAGAATTGAGGGTCAGGCGGGTAATATTGCCCGCCATCTCGGTGAGAATATACATATTGCGCTTGCCCTGCCTGTCCAGCCCCGGTGCGATAACGAAATGGCGCGGGCCGGTCGCCGCTTCATGCTGAATATTTACAAAGGGTGGGTTAGCCGGGGTTACCCTGCCACTGGTCGCATCAAAGTGATACTGCAGCAGCTGGTCAGCGCCCAGCAGCGTGACGTAAAGGAAGTGGTTGGTCGGGTCAACCTGAATCGCATGCGCACGTTTGCCGGTATGAACAACCTGCACCGGCGGCGTCTCCACCCGGCCCTGAGCGTCGATGCGGTTGATGCTGAACAGATCGCCGCCGTAGGATGCGCTAAGCAGATAGCGCCCCTGTTTATCCAGTGACAGATAGGCCATGCTTTCCGGCAGCGGCGTCTCACTGGCTTTCACCAGCGTGCCGTCGGGCTGAATATGCCAGGCCGCCACCCGCCAGGGCTGGCTGCGTACCGAAACATAGAGGGTTTTCTTATCGGCAGAGACCACCGACGACATGGCTTTCTCGCCAGTCGGGAAGGTGCCGGTGGGGATCAGGCCGGGCTTCTCTTTATCCAGCTGATAACCGGTAACCGTGCCGCTGTCGGCGTTAGAGACATAAACCAGGGTGCGGGCCTGTGCGCCGCTGAGGGTTGCCAGCACTGACAGCAGCGCAGCGGCATAAACACGTTTATTTCGCATATTTTTTTCCTGTTGTTATCTGGCGTTACCAGCTTGTGGAGAAGGCTTCACAGAGTTCGCTGACCTGGGCTTCGTTCAGCGGCTCTGGCTTATTCGTGGCCTGCATCCATAAGCGGGCGGTCTCCTCCAGCTCCTCCAGCGCATAGCAGGCGGCGGACACGGATCGGCCCCAGATAACCGGCCCCAGGCGTTCGAGCATCACCCCTCTGACCTCGCAGGCAAGTTTTGCCACCTGCTCCGCTACCTCAGGCGCGCCAGGGCGGCGGTAGGGGATCAGCGGGATGCGTCCTACTTTCATCACCTGATAAGGCGTGATCGGCGGCAGAATGCTTGCGGCGTGCCAGACGCCCGCCAGCGTCAGCCCCACCAGATGGGTGGAGTGGGTATGGACCACGCCCTGAACCTCCGGGTTACGATCGTAAACCTGGCGATGCAGCAGCAGGGTTTTTGAGGGTTTATCGCCCGATAGCCAGTCGCCGCTAAGAGAGACTTTCGCAATCTGCGCCGGCGTCAGTCGGCCCAGGCAGGCATCGGTCGGGGTGATAAGCCAGCCATCGTCCAGTCGGGCACTGATATTGCCTGCGGTGCCGACGGTATAGCCACGTGACCAGAGGCTGAAACCCACCTGGCAGATCTCTTCACGAAGCTGATTTTCATTTTTCATCATTACACTCTTTCATTCGCATCAGTGGGGTAGCAGTGTCGGGCAACAGGGCGGCCTGAGGCCATCGGTTAGCGATTAGCCGCCGCGACCTGGGCCGCGCCACCGTTTTTTTTCAGCACCAGTGGTTCCACTTTCCCCATAATAAACATGAAGTTAAATGCGCCGAGCAGGCAGATGCCGCCCGCCACCAGCAGCGGCACCACAAAGGATCCGTGGCTCAGGCTGAGCATCAGACCGGTAAAGGAGGCCGTGACGATCCCCGCCAGGTTGCCCGCAAAGTTCTGAATACCGCTCAGCGTCCCCACGTAGCCCGGGCCGGGGGCGACGTCGGCAGGCAGGGTCCAGATATTGGCGGCGGTAAAGGCCAGGCCCGCATAGGTCAGAGAAAACAGCGTCAGGATCACCGGCATGCTGTTGGTAAAGGCGGCAAAGGCGATCACCGATGAGAGCAGCATCCCGGCAATCAGACAGGTTTTACGCGCGGTGGTCAGCGAAAATCCCTTGCGATACATCCAGTCGGAGCACAGGCCGCCGAGCAGGCTGCCGGGGATACCCATCAGCGCGGGGATAGCGCCCAGCGTACCCAGCTCCTTGAGAGAGAAGCCGTGCGCCATGGTCAGATAGGTTGGGAACCACGTCACAAAAAAGTAGGTGGCAAAGTTCATGCAGAAGAAGCCGATCATCATTCCCCAGACCGTCCGGTAGCGGAACAGGCCGGGAATATTGACCTTCTCGCTTTTATCCACCACCTGCACGCTGCGATCGGCCAGTAAATTTTCGCGCTGAACCGGGTCCAGCCCCTTAATCTCCTCAGGTTCGCGATAGAACAGCATCCAGATAGCCACCCATACCAGCCCCAGGCCGCCGGTAACCACAAAAGAGGTTTCCCATCCCCAGGTGCCGATCAGCCATGCCACCAGGGGCAGGGCGATGGCGCTCCCGGCGCGCGGGCCGGCATCGAAAATACCGCTGGCGGTCGCGCGCTCTTTTTTTGCAAACCAGGAGTAAACCACTTTGGCACAGCCGGGATAGCCCCCCGACTCACCCAGTCCCAGCATCAGGCGGAAGGCAAAAATCGAGGTAAAACCGCGTCCGAAAGCGGTGAAGACGGTAAACAGCGACCACCAGCCCACGGCAATGGCCAGCCCCATACGCGCACCCAGCCGGTCAATCATTCGACCGGCTGGGATCTGCATCAGCGCATAGGTCCAGAAGAAGGCCCCGAGGATAAGCCCCATGCTGGTGTCATCCAGGCCGAGATCCCGTTTAATATGGGGTGCCGCAATCGCCAGATTAATGCGATCGATATAGTTAATGGCGATGGCGAAGAAACAAAACGCGATCATTAGCCAGCGGATCCGAGGGTATCTACGCATGGTGAATTCCTTTATTATCCTGATGCTTTTACAGGAGGGTTATCAGAAGGAGGATGCCCCTGACTGCCGCAATCCCTGTTATCATTCGGTAAAATTTGAAGGTAAATTGATAACGTGATGTTAAAAGTAAGCGATTACAAAAATCAGTCAAGCGAAAAGTAAGCGCTTTCAAATCTAAGTTTTCGTTGTCTGCAAAATTTGTGGGCGACGTCACTCATTTCAGCATGGAGTTCCATCATGTCCGATAAGCCCGCTCTGCCTGGCAGAGTCTCCCTGGAAGATGTTGCTAAACGCGCTGGCGTGTCGACGGCGACCGTGTCACGCGTGCTGAACGGCAGTGCTTCGGTGCGCCAGTCGCGGCGTGAAGCGGTAGAGCGGGCGTGTGAGGAACTGGGCTATGTGATTAATCGCGCGGCGCGGACGCTGGCATCACGCAGAAGCATGACGATTGGGGCGGTAGTGCCGACGCTTGCCACCGAAACCTTCTCCAGGCCGCTGGCCGCCTTTCAGCAGCAGATCCATCAGTCCGGGTATACCCTGCTGCTGGCGAACTCCGACTTCGATCCGCAAACCGAACTCCAGGAGGTTAACAAGCTGGTGGAATACGGCATTGATGCACTGATGCTGGTGGGTAATTCACACCATCCCCGGCTGCGGGAGCGTATCAACCAGCTTGATATTCCCTGCGTGCAGACTTTTTCCGTTGATCGGCAGCACCCGAGCGTCGGCTACGATAACGAGCAGGCGGCAGGCGAGCTTACCCGGCATCTGCTGGCGCTGGGGCATCAGCGGTTTGGGGTGATTGTCGGCACGCCCCCCTCCAACGATCGCGTGTTCGATCGTATTACCGGCACGCGTGAGGCGCTGGCGGCTGCGGGGATAGCCCTGGCGGAAGTGAACCTGATTGATAATGCCTTTACCATGAACGATGCGCGTCAGGCGATGTTTCGCCTGCTGGACGGCCCGGAGCCGCCCACGGCGGTGATCTGCGGCAACGATCTGCTGGCATTTGGTGCGCTGCGCGGCGCGGGGGAACGTTATCTGCGGGTACCCAACGATATATCCATTACCGGTTTCAACGATTATGAATACGCGGAGCATCTCGAGCATCCGCTGACCACGATGCGCGTGGAGCTGGATGAAATCGGCCGCTGTGCGGCAGATTATCTGTTGGCAACGCTAAATGGCCAGCCCGCGACGAGGCAGACGCTGCTCACCCCACGGCTGATTGTGCGCAGCAGCACCGGGACAGCCCCGCGCTAGCCTGAGCGCGGGGTGATTCGGTTAGCTTACAGGATCCTGGTAAGATCCCTGGATTTCCTACCGTGGTAACTGACCATCAGAGCCAGACCTGGATAGATTCCACTTCTGTCTCGCCGCTTCAGGGCTTTTTTGATAATCCTGCATGGCCTGTTCCAAACGCCTGGCCAGATTCTGCTTATCGTTCACCTGCTTAAGCTGAATAGCCAGATCGTTCACTGTCGGACTTGAGGTTCGCGGTGGCTGCGGAGCCAGATCTGAAGCCCTGGGGCTTGAGATTTCCGGCGGCTGGGGAGCCCGCACGGTCTTTCGGCTGAGGCCCGGACTGGTTAGACCCCACTTCTTCCTCGCCGCTTCAGGGCTTTTTTGAAAATCCTGCATGGCCTGTTCCAAAAACCTGGCCAGCTTCGGTTTATCGTTCACCTGCTTAAGTCGCATAACCAGATCGTTCACCGTCGGACCTGAGGTTCCCGAAGGCTGCGGAGCCAGATCGGTAATCCTGGGACTTGACATCCCCGGCGGCTGCGGAGCACGTACTGTCTTTCTGCTGAGGCCCGGACTGGGTAGATCCCACTTTTCCCTCGCCGCTTCAGGTTTTTTTTGGTGATCCTGCGTGGCCTGTCCCATCATAAGCTTAGCCAGCTTTTGCTTATCGTTCACCTGCTCAAGCTTGATAGCCAGATTAGTCGCCTTTAGGATTGAGGTCGGTGGCGGGGGAGCTGGACGCAGATTGCTCATCCGACCCCCTGACTGGATTTGATTTTTATTACAAGAAGCCTGTGACTTCTTCAAATTAACATTACTGTTAATAACTGTTGATAAACGCGACAATAAAGATAAA is part of the Erwinia sp. HDF1-3R genome and harbors:
- a CDS encoding MFS transporter, with the translated sequence MRRYPRIRWLMIAFCFFAIAINYIDRINLAIAAPHIKRDLGLDDTSMGLILGAFFWTYALMQIPAGRMIDRLGARMGLAIAVGWWSLFTVFTAFGRGFTSIFAFRLMLGLGESGGYPGCAKVVYSWFAKKERATASGIFDAGPRAGSAIALPLVAWLIGTWGWETSFVVTGGLGLVWVAIWMLFYREPEEIKGLDPVQRENLLADRSVQVVDKSEKVNIPGLFRYRTVWGMMIGFFCMNFATYFFVTWFPTYLTMAHGFSLKELGTLGAIPALMGIPGSLLGGLCSDWMYRKGFSLTTARKTCLIAGMLLSSVIAFAAFTNSMPVILTLFSLTYAGLAFTAANIWTLPADVAPGPGYVGTLSGIQNFAGNLAGIVTASFTGLMLSLSHGSFVVPLLVAGGICLLGAFNFMFIMGKVEPLVLKKNGGAAQVAAANR
- a CDS encoding beta-propeller fold lactonase family protein, whose amino-acid sequence is MRNKRVYAAALLSVLATLSGAQARTLVYVSNADSGTVTGYQLDKEKPGLIPTGTFPTGEKAMSSVVSADKKTLYVSVRSQPWRVAAWHIQPDGTLVKASETPLPESMAYLSLDKQGRYLLSASYGGDLFSINRIDAQGRVETPPVQVVHTGKRAHAIQVDPTNHFLYVTLLGADQLLQYHFDATSGRVTPANPPFVNIQHEAATGPRHFVIAPGLDRQGKRNMYILTEMAGNITRLTLNSDGTATPQEEVNSVSPKEDMQRGEARPLTGDDKLPPSAKPRIWQADIHLSPDGRFLYSTERTRSQLSSFSVDPANGHLTWLSSIKTEEQPRGFAIDNSGRFLIESGQKSTQLSLYTRDNVTGALTLVGRYPTGKGANWVTLVEE
- a CDS encoding aldolase — encoded protein: MMKNENQLREEICQVGFSLWSRGYTVGTAGNISARLDDGWLITPTDACLGRLTPAQIAKVSLSGDWLSGDKPSKTLLLHRQVYDRNPEVQGVVHTHSTHLVGLTLAGVWHAASILPPITPYQVMKVGRIPLIPYRRPGAPEVAEQVAKLACEVRGVMLERLGPVIWGRSVSAACYALEELEETARLWMQATNKPEPLNEAQVSELCEAFSTSW
- a CDS encoding LacI family DNA-binding transcriptional regulator, coding for MSDKPALPGRVSLEDVAKRAGVSTATVSRVLNGSASVRQSRREAVERACEELGYVINRAARTLASRRSMTIGAVVPTLATETFSRPLAAFQQQIHQSGYTLLLANSDFDPQTELQEVNKLVEYGIDALMLVGNSHHPRLRERINQLDIPCVQTFSVDRQHPSVGYDNEQAAGELTRHLLALGHQRFGVIVGTPPSNDRVFDRITGTREALAAAGIALAEVNLIDNAFTMNDARQAMFRLLDGPEPPTAVICGNDLLAFGALRGAGERYLRVPNDISITGFNDYEYAEHLEHPLTTMRVELDEIGRCAADYLLATLNGQPATRQTLLTPRLIVRSSTGTAPR